The Rhizobium leguminosarum DNA segment CTCAAGGCCGCCGGCTTCGAATTCCTCTTTCCGACCTATCCGATGTCGCTTGCGCAGCTGTGGCGAGACGAACGCTGGCGGGGTTAGAGCCGGCCGCTCGATGTGACCGGCGCCATCACCCAAAATGAGTAGGAAATTCCTACTTTCCCCATTTGGCGGGACGATTTTCGCCGTTTACTATGGTTAATGGCCTTTAAATTTGCGCAAATGTGGCAGCAAATATGGCGAAGTCGGAAAAAAATTTTTGCGATTTTTGTGAACGCCGGGATGTTAACCATTTCTCTGAAATATTCATTCGGATTTTAACTGATTTCATTGTGTTTTTTCTGCTGCCCTGAGCACCGCCGCGTTTGCGAAATTCCACCCGACGCTCATGAATGTTACAGATTGTAATATTCCGTGATCATAGGCGGCACTTTTTCGCCACTTTTTCACAGATTTAAGCCCCGCCGCCTGTAGAGGCGTTGCGTTCAATAGTTGAGGGATACTCTGTTTTGAAGAAAATACGTCGTTCTATTATCGCTGCCGTAACTATTGCAGCTTGCTCTTCCATGCTTCCGGCGGAGAGCTTTGCTGGAAATGGCTGCGGCGGTGCTTCATGGTACGCACTTCACTCCAAAACTGCTTCCGGGGAACGTATGAACCCTGCCGTCTTGACTGCCGCACATCGTTCGCTTGCCTTCGGCACCAAGGTGAAGGTCACCAACCGCAACAATGGCCGCACCGTCGTCGTTCGCATTAACGATCGCGGTCCGTTCATCCGCGGCCGGGTGCTCGACCTGTCGCGCGCGGCGGCCCAGAACATCGGCATGGTGAGCACCGGCACGGCGAAGGTCTGCTACCAGGTTATCAGCTAAGGCGTACTGCCTGACAACCCGCTGCGCCGTCAGCGGCGCTTGCTCTTGCCGCCAATCGCGGTTACCACGCGGTTGAGACTTGTGAACAATCCGCCCCGCGCCTGTCGCGCCCATGCGGATCGGTCGCAGGCCATGGCAATTAGGAGACTTTGAATGCGTCTGGGCGGCCGCCTCGAAGGGGCGATTTCTGTGCTCGCGGATATCGATGCCCGCAAGCGGCCCGTCGCCGACGCGCTGAAGGACTGGGGCCTCGCGCATCGTTTCGCCGGCTCCGGCGATCGTGCCGCAATCGGCAACATTGTCTATGACGCGCTGCGCATGCGGCTTTCCCATGCCTGGCTGATGGATGACGACAGCGCTGCAGCCATTGCCCATGCCGTCATGTTCCGCCAATGGGGTTTCACCCCCGACAGCCTGACCGCCGAACTGGCGGACGACAAATTTGCGCCGGCGCCGCTGAACGCCGATGCCGCCGCGGCATTTGCCAGCCGCTCGCTCGACGATGCGCCGCCGCATATCCGCGGTGATATTCCCGAATGGGTTCGATCCTCCTTCGAACAAGCCTTCGGCGCCAACTGGCTTGCCGAGGCACAGGCGCTTGCCGCCCGTCCGACGCTCGATCTGCGCGCCAATATCCTGAAGTCATCCCGCGACAAAGCCGTCAAGGCGCTCGAAAGAGCCGGCGCGCAGGCGGCGAAGATCGCTCGCTACGGCATCCGGATTGCCGCTGGCGAAGGCGCTTCGCGTCTACCCAACGTGACAGCCGAGCTTTCGTTCCAAAAGGGCTGGTTCGAAGTTCAGGACGAGGGATCGCAGATCGTCGCCGACCTGGTGCTTGCCCATGAGGGTGACCAGGTTCTCGACTATTGCGCCGGCGGCGGCGGCAAGACGCTCGCCATGGCGGCCGCCATGCAGAACAAGGGACAGGTTCACGCCTATGACGCCGACCGCAAACGGTTGGCGCCGATCATCGAGCGGCTGAAGCGGGCGGGCACGCGCAATGTCCAGGTGCATGACGACGCCAGGGCGCTTTCTGGCCTTGCCGGGCGCTGCGACAAGGTGCTGGTCGATGCGCCCTGCACCGGCACCGGCACCTGGCGCCGCCGCCCCGATACGAAATGGCGGCTGACGGCAAAGAACCTCGACGAACGCACCGCCCAGCAGCAGGACGCGCTGACGCAGGCAAGCGGCTTCGTCAAGCCAGGCGGCGAGCTGATCTACGTCACCTGCTCGGTGCTGCCTCAGGAAAACGAGGAACAGGTGCGCCGCTTTACGGCTGACCATCCTGATTTCCAGATCGTCAGCGCCCTGCCCGCCTGGGATGCGCTCTTCGGCAAGGCTGCGCCACGCCCGCACTCTTCCGACGGCTTGACGGTGACGCTGACACCGGCCTCCACCGATACCGACGGCTTCTTCTTCTGCCGCATGCAGCGGAAGAGCTGAGGGCGGTTGCTGCCGCTTTTTCAAGCAGATGCGCGTAGAAGAGCGTGCGTACGACGCCTATCCAATCTTACAATCATTCCAAACTAGAGTATTTGACACCAGTTTGCTTTTGCGCGAAGAGACGGAGCCCGCTTACAGCGCCGCGCGTCTTATCAGGCGCGCTAAGGACGCTGTAACAGTTTGAATCGGCGCATCGTGCTTTCCGAAAATCGATGCCGATTTTCGGGCCGATGCGCTAGACGGAATATCCGTCACAGGAGAGGATCATGAAGCTCAAAACATTCCGCGCAGCCGTGCTGGCGATTGCCCCCGCCGCCCTGCTCGCCCTTCCCGCCCATGCCGAGACCGATGCCGCCGCCGTGGTCAAACACTATGCCGACGTCGGACATGCGAAATATGAGGATGCGCTGACAACGGCGAAGGCGCTCGATACCGCGATCGACGCTTTCCTGAAGGCGCCTGATGACGCGACGCTGAAGGGAGCCCGGGACGCCTGGATCAAGGCGCGCGTTCCCTACCAGCAGACGGAAGTCTATCGCTTCGGCAATCCGATTGTCGACGACTGGGAAGGCGAGGTCAACTCATGGCCGCTCGATGAAGGCCTGATCGATTATGTCGATCCCTCATACGGCACCGAGAGCGACGAAAATTCGCTTTATGTGGCAAATGTCATCGCCAACAAGACGATCAAGATCGACGGCAAGGATGTCGACGCTTCCAAGCTGACGCCGGAATTTCTCTCCGGCACGCTCGCCGGGGCCGGCGGCATCGAAGCCAATGTCGCGACCGGCTACCATGCCATCGAATTTCTGCTCTGGGGCCAGGATCTGAACGGCACGGGATCCGGAGCGGGTAACCGCCCGGCCACGGATTACGACCTGAAGAATTGCACGCACGGCAATTGCGACCGCCGCGCCGAATATCTGAAATCCGCCTCCACCCTGCTGGTGTCCGACCTGCAGGAAATGACCGACAACTGGAAGGCAGGCGGGCCCGCGACGAAGAATGTCGAAGCCGACCCGAAGGCCGGTCTCGTCGCGATCCTGACGGGCATGGGCTCGCTCTCCTACGGCGAGCTTGCCGGCGAGCGCATGAAACTCGGCCTGCTGCTGCACGATCCTGAGGAAGAGCATGATTGCTTCTCGGACAATACCTACAACTCGCACCTGAACGACGCGATCGGCATCGCCGCCGCCTATACCGGCAACTATACCCGCGTCGACGGCACCAAGCTCAGCGGTCCGTCGCTGCACGATCTGGTGGCCGCCAAGGACAAGGCGCTCGACGGCGAGATGGAAGGCAAGCTCAACAAGACGCTCGACGCGATGAATGCCATGGCAAAGCGCGGCGAGACGGTCGAGAAATACGACCAGATGATCGGTGAGGGCAACAAGGAAGGCAATGCCGTCGTCCAGGCCGCCATCGACGGGCTGATCGACCAGACGAAATCGGTGCAGCGCGTTATTGCCGCACTCGATCTCGGCACGGTTCAGCTTGAAGGTTCCGACAGCTTGGATAATCCTAACGCCGTCTTCAAATAAGCAAAAGGCGGGCCGCTTCGGCTTTCGAGGCGGCCCGAACCCTGAAATGTCGCATGCCCCGGCCCGCAGATTGATCGCCCGCGTAGCGCTTTGCGCCACGCTTGCCGGTTTTTCCGCAACCATCGCCACCGGTTTCGATCTGCCGACGAAACGCACCGACCTTTCCGACGCCGATTTGAAACGCGTCGCCGACGTGACGCGGCCGACCAGGGATTTTTCCAAGGCCGAGCAATACGAAGCGATGCAGGCGGGTGCGACGACCTCGATCGATCCCGTCACCGAAGACAGCTTCTCGCATATTTCAGCCAACATCCCCTTCGAGGAAGAGCAGAATTTCAGGCTCGGCAATGCGCTGTTCCGCAAGCTCTGGGTTTCTGCTCCGTCTTCGACGCAGGCCTCCGATGGCTTGGGGCCGCTTTTCAACGCTCGCTCCTGCATGGGCTGCCACGTCAATGACGGCCGCGGCAAACCGCCGGAGGGTAGCCCAAGTGCTGTCTCGATGCTGCTGCGGCTTTCCCGCGCAGCCGCAACGCCTAATGAGGAAAAGGCGATCGCGGGAGCTGAAGTCGTCAATTTTCCCGATCCGGTTTATGGCCATCAGCTGCAGGATCTTGCTGTTCCCGGTCTTGCCGCCGAAGGCCGGATGGCGATCAGCTATGATGAAGAGAAGGTGACGCTTGGCGATGGCGAGACCGTATCGCTGCGCCGGCCGCATTATGCGGTGACCAACCTTGCCTATGGACCGCTCGATCCGGCGACGACGATTTCACCGCGTGTCGCCTCGGCGATGATCGGCCTTGGGCTGATCGAGGCCATTCCCGAGGCCGATATCCTTGCCCATGCCGACCCTGATGATGCCGATGGCGACGGCATCTCGGGAAAGGCGGCGATCGTGCGCGACCACCGCGACGGTAAGGTTACACTCGGTCGGTTCGGCTGGAAGGCGCAGAATGCCACGGTGCGCGACCAGAGTGCCGATGCTTTTGCCAATGATATCGGCATCTCGACTTCCGATCAGCCGAATGCGCAGGGCGATTGCACCAAGGCGGAGGAGGAATGCCTTGATATGCCGACCGGGGTGCAGAAACGGCTGGGAGAGCAAGAAGCTCCGGATCCCATTCTCGACCTAGTGACCTTCTATTCCGAAAATCTTGCCGTTCCGGCCCGCCGCAAGGCGAGCTTTGCCGAGACGCTGAAGGGCAAGCGGATATTCTACGACAGCGGCTGCATTTCCTGCCACATGCCGAAATTCGTCACCCGCAGGGATTCGCCCGACAAGGCCCAATCCTTCCAGCTGATCTGGCCCTATTCCGACTTTCTTCTGCACGATATGGGCGACGGGCTTGCCGACGGGCAGCAGGTCGGTCTTGCAAGCGGACGTGAATGGCGCACACCACCGCTATGGGGTATAGGACTGACCCGGACTGTCAGCGGACACAGCTTTTTCCTGCATGACGGCCGTGCGAGGGATCTCACCGAGGCGATCCTCTGGCATGGCGGCGAAGCTGAAAAGGCCCGCAACGCTTTCTCCTCCCTGTCAAAAGACGACAGCGCGGCCCTGATTACATTCCTGGAGTCACTTTGATGCGCCTTTGGCACCCCCTGCTCTGCCTCACTCTGATCGGCCTGGCCACATCGGCGGCCGCTGAGACCGTCGCTCCTCCGGCAGGGCTGAACGAGGATGCCATTCCCGCCGTCATGCAGCGGGCCGTCGACGAAGTCATCCGCCCCGGTTATCGCAACATGCAGCAGTCGGCCGCCCGGCTGACGACGGCGATGAAGGATCTCTGCGACGACGGCACGCAGCAGACGCTCGACAAGGCCAAATCCACCTTCGACGACACGATCCGCTACTGGTCGATCATCGAGATCGTCCAGACCGGGCCCGTTATCCAGGACAATCTCTTCGAACACATCCTGTTCTACCCCGACCGCAAGGGCGTCGGCCTGAAGCAGGTGCAGGCGCTGATCGCCAAGGCCGATCCGAAGGATGCGGCGGTCGATGCGATCGCCGGCAAGAGCGTTGCGCTGCAGGGCCTGACGGCGCTGGAATACGTGCTTTACGGCAATGGCGCCGACGATCTGATCAAGCAGAAAGGCGGCTTCCGCTGCCTTTACGGCCAGGCGGTTGCCGGCAATATCCAGCGTGAGGCCGGCGAAGTCGTCGCCGCCTGGGAAAAGCCCGACGGCGTGCAGGCGAGCTGGAAACATCCAGGCCCGCAGAGCAACGATTTCATGGACAACAAGGAAGCCGTCACGGCGCTGCTCGGCATTCTCGTCCACGGCGCGGAGAATCTCCGCGACCAGCGGCTCGAACAGTTCTACAAGGGCAAAGATACGCCGCCGCGCCCGCGCATGGCGATCTACAGGCGCTCGAAAAATACCTGGAAATCGATGGCCGCCAATCTGGAGGGGCTGCGCACGCTCTGGCAGAAGGCCGGCATGGCCGAGCTTCTGCCGCCGGACAAACAGCCGATCGCCGCTTCGATCGACGCGGATTTCAAATCGCTGCTCGACAGCGTGCCGAAACTCAATCCCGACATCGACGTCGCCGTCAACGATGCGGAGAAGGCCAAGCTCGATACGCTGCTTGCCGAGAGCCGCGATCTGATCACCCGGATCAGCGACGAATATGGCGCCGCCATCGGCCTTTCGGCCGGCTTTTCCTTTTCGGACGGGGACTGAACCAATGATGCGAACAGCTGCGATCAACCGACGCGATTTCGTCAAGGCGGCCGGGCTCGGCTTCCTCGCGACCCTGGCACCGAAGTCGCTGATGGCCCTGGAGCGGGCGGACGCGGTCTATGCCTCGGGCATTCGCGCCGCCGACGGCTCCTTTGCCGTCGCGACCGTGACGGAGCGCGGCGAGGTCATCGACCAGATCAAGCTTCCCGCCCGGGCCCACGGCATGGCCTTCAGCGCCGTCACCGGCAGGACCGTCGCCTTCGCCCGCCGGCCGGGCACCTATGCGATGATTTTCGATCCCCGGAGTAAGGGCGAACCGATCGTCATCAGCTCGCGGGAAGACCGGCATTTCTACGGTCACGGCGCCTTCTCCCCCGATGGTCGTTTGCTCTACGCCAGCGAGAACGATTTCGACGGCAATCGCGGCATGATCGGCCTCTACGACGTCACCGACCGCTTCACCCGTATCGGCGAATTCGAGACCTACGGCATCGGCCCGCACGACATGACGGTCTCCGACGACGGGCGGCTTCTGATCGTCGCCAATGGCGGCATCGAGACGCATCCGGATTTCGGCCGCACCAAGCTCAATCTCGGGGAGATGCAGCCGTCGCTGGTGCTGATCGATGCCGCGACCGGTGCACTGGTCGAAAAACATATGCTGCCGGCGGAATGGGCCGAACTCTCCACCCGCCACGTCGATCTCGACGACAAGGGCCGCATCTGGTTTGCCTGCCAGTATGAAGGTCACCGCAAGGATTTGCCGCCGCTCGTCGGCCATTTCGCCAAGGGGGAGGACCTTACCTTCATCGACCTGCCGGAGCAGACGACGCGCAGGCTTGCCAATTACGTCGGAGCGATTGCCGTCAATCGCAGCGAGGGCCTCGTCGGCATCACCTCGCCGAAGGGCGGCGCCTCGGTGACCCTCGACGCAAGGACGG contains these protein-coding regions:
- a CDS encoding septal ring lytic transglycosylase RlpA family protein, which codes for MKKIRRSIIAAVTIAACSSMLPAESFAGNGCGGASWYALHSKTASGERMNPAVLTAAHRSLAFGTKVKVTNRNNGRTVVVRINDRGPFIRGRVLDLSRAAAQNIGMVSTGTAKVCYQVIS
- a CDS encoding imelysin family protein, which encodes MKLKTFRAAVLAIAPAALLALPAHAETDAAAVVKHYADVGHAKYEDALTTAKALDTAIDAFLKAPDDATLKGARDAWIKARVPYQQTEVYRFGNPIVDDWEGEVNSWPLDEGLIDYVDPSYGTESDENSLYVANVIANKTIKIDGKDVDASKLTPEFLSGTLAGAGGIEANVATGYHAIEFLLWGQDLNGTGSGAGNRPATDYDLKNCTHGNCDRRAEYLKSASTLLVSDLQEMTDNWKAGGPATKNVEADPKAGLVAILTGMGSLSYGELAGERMKLGLLLHDPEEEHDCFSDNTYNSHLNDAIGIAAAYTGNYTRVDGTKLSGPSLHDLVAAKDKALDGEMEGKLNKTLDAMNAMAKRGETVEKYDQMIGEGNKEGNAVVQAAIDGLIDQTKSVQRVIAALDLGTVQLEGSDSLDNPNAVFK
- a CDS encoding imelysin family protein; the protein is MRLWHPLLCLTLIGLATSAAAETVAPPAGLNEDAIPAVMQRAVDEVIRPGYRNMQQSAARLTTAMKDLCDDGTQQTLDKAKSTFDDTIRYWSIIEIVQTGPVIQDNLFEHILFYPDRKGVGLKQVQALIAKADPKDAAVDAIAGKSVALQGLTALEYVLYGNGADDLIKQKGGFRCLYGQAVAGNIQREAGEVVAAWEKPDGVQASWKHPGPQSNDFMDNKEAVTALLGILVHGAENLRDQRLEQFYKGKDTPPRPRMAIYRRSKNTWKSMAANLEGLRTLWQKAGMAELLPPDKQPIAASIDADFKSLLDSVPKLNPDIDVAVNDAEKAKLDTLLAESRDLITRISDEYGAAIGLSAGFSFSDGD
- a CDS encoding di-heme oxidoredictase family protein, with translation MSHAPARRLIARVALCATLAGFSATIATGFDLPTKRTDLSDADLKRVADVTRPTRDFSKAEQYEAMQAGATTSIDPVTEDSFSHISANIPFEEEQNFRLGNALFRKLWVSAPSSTQASDGLGPLFNARSCMGCHVNDGRGKPPEGSPSAVSMLLRLSRAAATPNEEKAIAGAEVVNFPDPVYGHQLQDLAVPGLAAEGRMAISYDEEKVTLGDGETVSLRRPHYAVTNLAYGPLDPATTISPRVASAMIGLGLIEAIPEADILAHADPDDADGDGISGKAAIVRDHRDGKVTLGRFGWKAQNATVRDQSADAFANDIGISTSDQPNAQGDCTKAEEECLDMPTGVQKRLGEQEAPDPILDLVTFYSENLAVPARRKASFAETLKGKRIFYDSGCISCHMPKFVTRRDSPDKAQSFQLIWPYSDFLLHDMGDGLADGQQVGLASGREWRTPPLWGIGLTRTVSGHSFFLHDGRARDLTEAILWHGGEAEKARNAFSSLSKDDSAALITFLESL
- a CDS encoding RsmB/NOP family class I SAM-dependent RNA methyltransferase, which encodes MRLGGRLEGAISVLADIDARKRPVADALKDWGLAHRFAGSGDRAAIGNIVYDALRMRLSHAWLMDDDSAAAIAHAVMFRQWGFTPDSLTAELADDKFAPAPLNADAAAAFASRSLDDAPPHIRGDIPEWVRSSFEQAFGANWLAEAQALAARPTLDLRANILKSSRDKAVKALERAGAQAAKIARYGIRIAAGEGASRLPNVTAELSFQKGWFEVQDEGSQIVADLVLAHEGDQVLDYCAGGGGKTLAMAAAMQNKGQVHAYDADRKRLAPIIERLKRAGTRNVQVHDDARALSGLAGRCDKVLVDAPCTGTGTWRRRPDTKWRLTAKNLDERTAQQQDALTQASGFVKPGGELIYVTCSVLPQENEEQVRRFTADHPDFQIVSALPAWDALFGKAAPRPHSSDGLTVTLTPASTDTDGFFFCRMQRKS
- a CDS encoding DUF1513 domain-containing protein translates to MMRTAAINRRDFVKAAGLGFLATLAPKSLMALERADAVYASGIRAADGSFAVATVTERGEVIDQIKLPARAHGMAFSAVTGRTVAFARRPGTYAMIFDPRSKGEPIVISSREDRHFYGHGAFSPDGRLLYASENDFDGNRGMIGLYDVTDRFTRIGEFETYGIGPHDMTVSDDGRLLIVANGGIETHPDFGRTKLNLGEMQPSLVLIDAATGALVEKHMLPAEWAELSTRHVDLDDKGRIWFACQYEGHRKDLPPLVGHFAKGEDLTFIDLPEQTTRRLANYVGAIAVNRSEGLVGITSPKGGASVTLDARTGKVLAETSVPDAAGIAPAKSGFAVSSYDGDFLSTRSDVAWDQHIVRI